The Candidatus Synechococcus calcipolaris G9 nucleotide sequence AATGTACAAATAAATGCCCGTTGCTTTGATACTGCCCCAGTGGGCAACCCGGCGATCGCAGGACTGAACCACTCGATTAACTTGGCGAATGGCTCCATAGTCACTCAACTTGAGGCAGAGATCCGCCTCTTCCATAATCGGTAAACTGGCATCAAACCCACCACAGGCCTGAAACTGCTGCCGCCGACAGAAGATCACTTGATCGCCAAAGAGGAGCCGCAGGCCCTGCCACCAAAATCGACGGGGACGGAATAAACAGGGGGCATAGTAGGTTTTGAGGTAGTTGTGCAGGGAAATACTCCAGCGGGTGCGATCTCCCCCAGTCATCAGGGAAATAAAACCAGCCCCAGCGATCGCCGGGTTCCCTAAGGTCTTTTCCATCACAGCGATCGCATCATCGGGAATAAGGGTATCACCATGGAGAAAACAGAGAATATCCCCTTGGGCTTGGCGGGCCCCCGCATTCATTTGGTAGGATCGCCCTGCTTGGCCAGCATGAATCATTTGAACGGGATAGGTTTGGGCAATGGTCAGGGTTTCATCGGTGCTGCCCCCATCCACCACAATGATTTCCAAGGGTGGGGGCGTGAGAATACTTAAATTTCGCAGGGTACGTCCTAGGGTTTTTCCTTCATTGAGAACCGGGATAATAATTGAAATCGTTGCCATGGGTTCGTCCTAATTCCCTCCATGCTCCCCTGGACTATACTGCAACTGACTACTAGCCTGGGGCAATGGCCCCACCACAGGAACTCCCCGCCCCAGCCGTACAACCAAAACAATGGCGATCGCTAATAATTTGCCGCCGCTCTAAAATTTTCAGATCAATGTTTTTAATATGTAGGGGAATACCAGACCCATCAAGAATCGCCAAATCCAGCATTTGATTAAAGTCACAATCAAACAGCCGCCCATCCCAGGAAACCGATAGGGTATGGCGACACATCAGGCCACCAATGGTTTCAGGGTTGAAAGCATTGACTAATAATTCCATATAGTTCTGGAGTTTTCCCTGGTGATGCAAACCCATCAGATACCGGGAAATGGGCATATTATTCAATGTAATCAGGCGATCAAATTGAATACCATAGTTCGCTTGTAATTCTTGTCGCCATGCTTTTTCAATGCAAGGATTATAGCGGGCTAATTGATCATCCACTGGATTAGAAACTAAGACCAGTTGCCGCTGGGGATCCCCTTGGCCATAGCCTACGGCATTGAGCCGCTTCAGAGCCGCAATGGATTTTTGGAATGTGCCACTCCCCCGCTGGCGATCGGTCGTTTGCCCCTGGTAGTCCGGCAAGGAACAGATAATTTCCACCTGGTTTTCTGCTAACCATTGGGGTAAATCCTCCATGCCTGGGAGCAATAGGACGGTCAAGTTACAGCGATCGATCACCTTCTTGCCCCGATACCTTGCTTGGGTCACTAAATAACGAAAATGGCGATTTAACTCAGGGGCACCGCCGGTAATATCCACGGTATGGGCCGTTGTTTGATCCAATGCCGTCAGACAGGCCTCAATGGTTTCTCGATCCATATTTTCTTGGGTGCGCGTGGGGCCCGCATCCACATGGCAATGACTACAGGCCATATTACAAAGCTTGCCCACATTGATTTGTAGAATATCTAGGGTGACCGGGCGTAGTTCAGTCCACTGGTGCGCCTTGAGGGCCTCTTGAAAATGTCCCCCATGGGGAGTTTGGCTTAAATCAAGGGCCCCTAAGGTAGCTAATTGGTTTGCTGGGGCAAGGACTGGAATACGAGAAGTTGACACAGGCGGCATTTTTTCTTGCCATCATAATATAAAGGACAGTTAATTTTTAGCTAATCCTGCCATCGTGAACTAGTTCAAAAAACTTTCATATTCATCATGATCACCGATCCATATCCAGTAATAATTGTCTCCCTTCTTTAAGGCCAATGCTCGATACCCGCCACTGATGCGAGCAGACCAAAGGTTATTGCCAATTTTCTTAGAGTGCAAGGATGGATGAAGTGCGTTTTCCTGCCAAAGTCGATAAGCTTTCCGTGCTTGCTCTTGCATTTCAGGTGAAAGTTCAGCATAGGCTTTTCAAAAATCAGCTGTTGCGAAGGACTTCATCTAGATACTGCACATTATTAGTCGCTATATCTGCCTCTGCTTTAGCGATCAAGTGATCTAGTTTCCCTGCTACAAAATCTGCTTCAATCTGTCTATCCCACATTTCATCAAGATATTTCTGGAGCCAGTTTACCAGAGCGCGAATTTCACTCTCTGGCAGTTGCTTAATAGCTGACTCAACTTCTAAGCGATTAGTCATTCGACACCCACATTTGAAGATTAAGTCCATTTTATCGCCAATTATGGCTAAGGGGTGAGTGCCGTTGGAATTCCATTAGATGGTAGTTGCTTGGCTTCTTGCTCCAGCACTTCGGGGGATGGTGTTGCGTGAGACAATTAATCAAATCCAAAAACTGCAACTTGAGTCTTGGGATTAGATCGTTTCACCACGGGAGATACTGAATTTGCCCTTCCAACTCTCCCTCCTGACTGCACTCTACAAGCACAAGCAAATCTTCAATTACCTGGCCGACTGGAGAATCCGTGGCGATTTCGATCACTCCTGGCATGGGCTGTCCTTGCCTTACGCGATCGTAGGCGTAACGAGTAATCGTCGCAACATCATGAGTCAACAGAACACGCCCTTCTTGTGCTGCCCAGTCTAAGATGGCCGAATCATCCATGCCCGACAACCCGACATCTTGAACACGAACCATGTCAAGCATCGGATTGCGCCGAAACAAGCCTCGACAGATCGTGTTATCGAAGTTCTCATCCACAAGCAACTTTAACATGCTTCTTGATCTGCTCTACGGGCAAACAGTCGATCTCGTATGCTTTGCGGGTCAAATCTTGCTTGATTCATTTCCCGAATCTCTTGTGCGTACTGCCGTCGCTGTTGCAAGTAGGCTTCTACTTCCGATGGGTGCTTGAGATAGAAAGCGATTGTGGCATAAACGTCAGCTAACTTGAGTGATGGATAACGGTAAATAATCTCCTCTGCTGTCGCACCCTGATTGAAAACGGTAACTACAGTATCCAATGAGACGCGAGTTTTCCCGACGAGAATTACACCATCTTCGTTTGGTAATAGGGGAGCAAGTTCAGCCACGATTGCTAGTGTCATAAGTACCTTTAGAGGGTTTATCCTGCATTTACAGTACGATATGCTATTACCTATTAATAGTAGTCTTTGAATAGGTAATATTTGACTAAGATTTAACCTCGATCAACTCCACTTTATAGCCATCGGGATCTTCAACAAAGGCAATCACTGTGGTGCCGTGCTTCATCGGCCCTGGGGGGCGAATAATTTTACCGCCTTTACTGGAAATTGCATCACAGGTTGCATAAATGTCGTCCACGCCAATGGCAATGTGGCCGTAGGCATTCCCTAGGTCGTAGGAGGTAGTTCCCCAGTTATGGGTTAATTCCAGAACCGTCTCTTGGGATTCATCCCCATAGCCAATAAAGGCCAGGGTAAACTCACCCCCTGGATAATCCTGACGACGCAGGAGGGACATTCCTAGAACATTGCAGTAAAAATCTAGGGATTTCTCTAGATTGCCCACTCGGAGCATCGTGTGCAAAAGTCGCATAGGAATTAACCCAAACCCAACAAAATGACGATACTACCTTAGAAAGGCATCGGAGTACCAGTGATTGTTGACCAGACTTTTTGACTAAAGTCGATCTAGTCTAGGGACTCTTTAATCTTGTCTTTGACATTCTCGATGGTATGACCAATCTGTGCTTCGGTTTGCTTGGCTTTTCCTTCCAGTTTGGCTTCGGGATCTCCGGTGATTTCACCGACGGCTTCTTGGATCTTGCCTTCAATGTTTTTAGCAGTCGCTTTGATTTTGTCATCTAAGCCCATGGTAGACTCCTTTAAGCGAAAATTTGCTATGAACACCTCAAGTCTAACATCCATACAAAGATTAGACAAATATTAGTATAAATATTGGCAATATTGGCGGTGCAAAACGGCTGTAGCGTAGAATTGCAAGGGGAGTGTAAATCCCATTCGTTCAAATTCAAACAGACTCAGAATTAGCAACGCAAGATTAAATAGAGGTGATCCTGCCCCATGGCCACCATTGCAATCGTCGATTACGATATGGGTAATTTACATTCGGTCTGTAAGGGACTAGATGTCGTTGGCGGCCAACCGACCATTAGCGATCGCCCGGAGGAGCTTTGGGCTGCGGATGGGGTGGTCTTGCCGGGGGTGGGTTCCTTTGATCCAGCAATGGAGCAGTTGCGGCGGCGGGGATTAGGAACGGTTATTCAAGAAATTATTGCCAGTGGTAAACCGTTTTTAGGGATTTGCTTAGGTTTACAAATCTTGTTTCAGGGAAGCGAAGAGGGAACGGAACCCGGTTTAGGGGTATTTTCAGGGATGGTGAAGCATTTTCAAGCCGAACCCCATTTAACCATTCCCCACATGGGCTGGAATCAGTTGGAGTTTAGCCAATGCAATCATCCCTGCTGGCAAAATTTACCCCCCCAACCCTGGGTCTATTTTGTCCATTCCTATTATGTGGCCCCGGAAGACCCGCAGCTAACGGCGGCCTATGTCACCCACGGCCAGCAGCGGGTAACGGCGGCGATCGCCCAGGGGAATGTGATCGCAAGTCAGTTTCACCCGGAAAAATCTGGGCCCACGGGGCTACAGATCTTGAAAAATTTTGTTCAATCCCTGAGTTAGGGCATTATGGCGATCGCTTCCCAGACATTGATCACGGCTGAACTGAGCAACGCCCTAGACCAAGGGTGGTTAAACCCGGCCCACGCCCAGCCACTCCTAGAACAGGCCTACCAATGTGCCTCTGCCTTGGTAGATAGGTTAGACCCATTAGATCAGCTACCGCCCCTTCTCCAGGATGTGCAGAGGAGTGCCGATCACCTCCGTCACCGTCAGGTGGGCGATCGCGTCACCTATGTGATTAATCGAAATATTAACTTTACTAATATCTGTGAGCAGCACTGTGGCTTTTGTGCCTTTCGTCGCGATGCTAATACTCCTGGAGCCTACTGGCTCACCCCAGATGAAATTTTAGAAAAAACCGCCGCCGGAGTCGAGCAAGGAGCCACAGAAATTTGTATGCAGGGGGGGCTCAATCCAGAGGCAAAGCAAGGGGGGAGATCGCTGGCGTACTATGTACAGTTGGTCAAAACCATTAAACAGGCCTTTCCCCAACTTCATCTCCATGCCTTTTCCCCCCAGGAAATTCAGTTCATTGCCCGTCAGGATGATCTAGGCTACGAGCAGGTAATTGCCAGCCTCCAAGCCGCAGGGGTAGATTCCCTGCCCGGAACCGCCGCCGAGGTCTTAGTGGATCCCGTGCGCCGGATGATCTGTCCTGAAAAAATCAATACGGCAACCTGGCTAGAAATTATTACTACCGCCCATCGCCTCGGCCTTTGGACCACCAGTACGATGCTCTCTGGTCATATTGAAACTGCAGCGGATCAAGTTGCCCATTTAGCCCAGCTGCGACGACTCCAAGAGACGGCCCTAGAGCGAGGCTATCCCGGTCGTATCAGTGAATTTATTCTCTTACCCTACGTGGGAGAGCAAGCTCCCCGGCCGATGCAGCGTTTAGTGGGCCATTCCCAACCCCGTTTACTGCCCACCTTGATTTTGACGGCGATCGCCCGTTTAATGTTAGGATGCTGGATTCCGAATCATCAGCCCAGTTGGGTCAAATTAGGCCTAGCAGGGGCAACAACGGCCCTGAATTGGGGATGCAATGATCTTGGTGGCACATTGATGGAGGAACATATTACAACCATGGCTGGGGCAATGGGCGGAACCGCAATGACGGTTAATCAGTTACGGACGGCCATTCACAGCCTAGGGCGATCGCCCCAGCAACGGACGACCTTGTACCATCTCCTAGGAGAGTCTTGTCATGCAGCCTGAGGTTCAAACCAATCCCATCCTCCCCCCCCGTCCCAACCGCAAACCCCTGATCTGGCTGGGTGTCGGTCTAGCCACCGTAGCGATCGCCGCTGGTGTGGGCTACTGGGCCTGGCAACGGATGCTCCGAAAATCTCTCCCAGCGGGTATGTCCCTGGTGCCCCAATCAGCCCTGTATACCCTGTCTGTGTCCACGGTTCCTGAGCATTGGCAACCCCTAGCCGATCGGGATATTCTCAAGGCCCTCCCCTGGTTAAATCAATCCTTTGGACCGGTGGATCAAGAGGGGGTGAACATTGCCAATATTGATTATCTCAGGGATATTCGCCCCTGGATTGGGGATCAGGCCACCGTGGCCGTCCTTCCCATTTCCCCAGAGACGGTGCTAGGTTCCCCAGAGCAGCCCCAGGTGTGGGTTGTCCCCGTGATTGATGTTCCTGGGGCCCAAACTTTGCTACAACGCTATAGCCAAAACCCCATTGAGGAAGTTGGTGATGCGGTGATCTATGAAGCCCCGGACTTTATTGGCGATAGGATAGGAGGCGGTAATCGCAATGGGGCGATCGCCCTAGTCCGCCACGATGATAGTCCCTACTTAGTTTGGAGTAATATCCCCGCCACCCTGCGCCAAGTGATTATGACCAGTAAACAGGGGGATTCCGTGGCGGATTTACCCCGATATGCAGCGGCGGTGGCAGACACAACGACATCGGGGCAACGTTTAGCGGAAATCTACATTAACGTACCCGCCCTTTTGGGATATACCCGTAGTGGAGATGGGGATAGCGCAGATGGGGCTAATGCCGCCGGTCTGGGCAATGACCTCCAGGGCTTTGTCGCCTCGGTGAGTTTACAACCCAATCAGGTGAACCTCCAGGCCGTTACCTGGTTGCCCGCCAATAGCGATCGCGCCTTGGTTCCAGAAACACGGGTACAAAACCTCAGCGATCGCCTGCCCCAGGATACCGCCTTCTTTTACAGTACGGGGAATACCCAACAGTTTTGGCAAAACGCACCGGACGGGCTGCAAAAATCCATTGGCAGCGGCCTCAAGGATATGACGGGACTTGATTGGCAAACGGATTTTATGACTTGGCTGGATGGGGAATTTGCAGCGGCGATCGTACCAACCCAACGTCAATACCCAGCCTTTGGTCTAGTGTTCTTAGCGGAAACCAGCGAAGATGCCCGCGCCAATGGGGCCCTGAGTCAACTAGATCAGGCCATGGGCGATCGACTGCAATGGATGATCGACCAGAGTACCCAGGATGACCTGACCGTAACCACCTGGAAAATTCCGCCGGGTTTGCCCGTGGCCTACCATGGCTGGTTGGACAATCGCACCCTCTTTTTAAGTTTGGGCCCCGCCCTGATGAATCAGTTGGTACCACCGCCCCGGCCCTCCCTCGGTCAATCCCCCCTGTTTCGTTCTGTCATTACCGCAAATAGTAGTAGCCAGCTATTTATCAATTTCAGCGATTTGGGCAGACTAACCAATAGTCCCCTATTGCCGGAGTTGGGAGGTAATCTGCGCCAGTCCCTCGCTCCCATTCAGGCCCTAGGGATGAGTAGTACCATTCGGGATGCGAATAGTAGTCGTTATGATGTGCGAATTCTCCTCCATCCTGATGAATAATTCTGGAGACACTTTGTGAATGCGGAAGAATTGTTAAAGGCCTATGGGGCGGGAGAACGAGATTTTCAGGGAGTCAATTTACGCCACGTTAATCTGAGTCGAGCCTGCCTAGAGCGGATCAATTTAAGTCGTTCAAACCTGGCAGATGCGGGACTTCAGGGAGCCAATTTGCAGGGGGCAGATCTCTGCGGAGCTATCCTCAGTGAGGTGAGTCTCAGTCATGCGGATCTACGGGGAGCGGATCTGCGGGGGGTGATTTTAACCAGTGGGGATCTCCGTCGCGTCATTCTTCGGAAAACAAACCTGACCGGGGCAGATCTCAGTCGGGCCAATTTAGCCAATGCGGATCTCAGTGAAGCCAATCTCACCGGAGCCCAATTGAGCGAAGCCATTCTCCGGGAGGCAGATCTAACCCTAGCGGATCTAACCCTAGCGGAGTTAGAGCGGGCCAACTTAACCCGAGCGAACCTGACGGAGGCCTACCTGCGGGGCGCAGACCTAGCCGATGCCGTTCTCCGGGAAGCCCAACTGCCCCAAGCCAACCTGCGGGGGTCTAATCTCAGCAATACTGACCTACAGCAAACTAATCTAGAGCGGGCTATTCTGATTGGGGCCAATCTGCGGGGAGCCCGTTTAGAGGAAGCCAATCTACGCCAAGCCTCGTTCAAAGAAGCGAATCTACGCCATGCCTGCCTAGATAAAGCCAATTTAGTGGGGGCAGATCTGCGGGGTGTTAGTCTGGCGCGATCGCTCCTGCGGGGGGCCGATCTCAGTGATGCAATTTTGATTGGAGCCAATCTGATGGGGGCTAACCTGAGTGATGCTACGCTGCGGGGAGCCAATCTCATTGAGGCAATTTTGACCGGAGCGAGTATGTCTGGGGTTGATTTGACCGGTGTTGATCTGAGCCAAGCCGTCATGCCCGATGGGGTACTATCGGATATTTAAGACAAGTACTTAAGACGGATATGTAGGAGCTAAAACCCATTGGTGTCACCTCTCTCGTCCCGATCTCAGCCCCTAGGTCTGTCTAGGGTGGGTTGGATATTCCATCTAGCTTTAGTGTTGATTTTAACCCTGAGTTGGCTGCACGTCACCCAAGGGGCCTGGATGTGGCTCCTGGGTAGGGTGGCGGCAGGTTGGCCAAGTCCGTTGGGAATCCTGATCCTAGGTTCAGTCCTTGGCGGGGTAATCTATGGTGTACGATTTCTGGGTTGGCGATTTAGACTGGTCGCACTAGCACCTCGGCCTCTTCCGTTCCTATTCATGGTGGGCATGGCGATCGCCACGGTGGTAGAGCCATACCTTTTAGCCTTGCCCCAATTAGCTGCCGTATTTTGGTTAATGAGTGCCTACGGGTTCCTAGGCTTAGTGATCTCTAAGGAGCGTTGGCAGCGGGGATTGAGTTTCGGTATTTTGGCGGCGGTGATCCTTCCCTTTAGCCTAGATATGAATGTGGGATTGGGGTTTCCCCTGCGGCTGTGGACAGCAAATACGGTCGCCCATCTCTTTAGCCAACTGGGTGGGACAGTGATCACCTCCCAGGATATTGTGGTACTGGAAAATACCTTTGCTCAGGTGGACTTGCCCTGTAGTGGTCTCAAGGGGTTGGGAGTGGGCTTTATTTTTTTCCTGCTGATCACTTGTGTAGAGCGGTGTTCCATGGGTATAGGTTGGCTCTTGGTCTGCCTAACCCAGGGATTACTCCTAATAGTTGCCAATGTGGGACGGGTGGCTATTTTGGTATTTTTGGGAGCAATCCACCAAGAACGTTTGGCGGCAATTCTCCATGTGCCCTTGGGGGTGATCGGCTTTATCACCTGTCTGTTGGTTACCTGGGTTCTACTGCGTTGTTTGCCAAAAATAGAACTGAAAACAGTACCAAAAACAGATAGGTATCCTGCCCCTAGGACAGAAAAGGACGGGCGATCGCCCCTAGGTATCTCTCCATGGCCCTTGGGAATGGCCACCCTTGTTTTTCTGGTTTTGATGGGACTTCCTCCGGCTTCCCTCGGCACAACAGGTTTAGCTGATTTGCACCATCTCCCTTGGCCAGCCTCCCTGGAGCGGCAAGTCCTGGCCCTTTCTCCCCTAGAAGAAACCTTTTTTGCCCAGATACCGGGAACGATTGTTACCAAGGAAGCCTTTGCACAGGGAGACATCTCAGGCACATTTTTAGTGGTGGGTAGTTCCTCCTGGCGATCGCACCACGCGCCAGAGCAATGTTTTCAGGGGAATGGGTTTCAGTTAACCTCCCTGACGGAAACGACTCTGGGGCCCAATTTGCCGGTACATTGGTTGACCTTAAATGGGGGAGCGCAAACGGCAGCCTATTGGTTTCAATCACCCCAGCGGATTACACCCCACTACCTGGATCGTTTTTGGGCCAGTCTTGGGCGATCGCCGGCCAACTCTTGGCTGATGGTGTCGATCCTATTTGATCCCGGG carries:
- a CDS encoding TIGR04283 family arsenosugar biosynthesis glycosyltransferase, translated to MATISIIIPVLNEGKTLGRTLRNLSILTPPPLEIIVVDGGSTDETLTIAQTYPVQMIHAGQAGRSYQMNAGARQAQGDILCFLHGDTLIPDDAIAVMEKTLGNPAIAGAGFISLMTGGDRTRWSISLHNYLKTYYAPCLFRPRRFWWQGLRLLFGDQVIFCRRQQFQACGGFDASLPIMEEADLCLKLSDYGAIRQVNRVVQSCDRRVAHWGSIKATGIYLYIGVLWGMGVSPTYLKRFYDDVR
- the arsS gene encoding arsenosugar biosynthesis radical SAM (seleno)protein ArsS (Some members of this family are selenoproteins.); its protein translation is MPPVSTSRIPVLAPANQLATLGALDLSQTPHGGHFQEALKAHQWTELRPVTLDILQINVGKLCNMACSHCHVDAGPTRTQENMDRETIEACLTALDQTTAHTVDITGGAPELNRHFRYLVTQARYRGKKVIDRCNLTVLLLPGMEDLPQWLAENQVEIICSLPDYQGQTTDRQRGSGTFQKSIAALKRLNAVGYGQGDPQRQLVLVSNPVDDQLARYNPCIEKAWRQELQANYGIQFDRLITLNNMPISRYLMGLHHQGKLQNYMELLVNAFNPETIGGLMCRHTLSVSWDGRLFDCDFNQMLDLAILDGSGIPLHIKNIDLKILERRQIISDRHCFGCTAGAGSSCGGAIAPG
- a CDS encoding DUF5615 family PIN-like protein, with amino-acid sequence MLKLLVDENFDNTICRGLFRRNPMLDMVRVQDVGLSGMDDSAILDWAAQEGRVLLTHDVATITRYAYDRVRQGQPMPGVIEIATDSPVGQVIEDLLVLVECSQEGELEGQIQYLPW
- a CDS encoding DUF433 domain-containing protein, which codes for MTLAIVAELAPLLPNEDGVILVGKTRVSLDTVVTVFNQGATAEEIIYRYPSLKLADVYATIAFYLKHPSEVEAYLQQRRQYAQEIREMNQARFDPQSIRDRLFARRADQEAC
- the gloA gene encoding lactoylglutathione lyase, with the protein product MRLLHTMLRVGNLEKSLDFYCNVLGMSLLRRQDYPGGEFTLAFIGYGDESQETVLELTHNWGTTSYDLGNAYGHIAIGVDDIYATCDAISSKGGKIIRPPGPMKHGTTVIAFVEDPDGYKVELIEVKS
- a CDS encoding CsbD family protein; this translates as MGLDDKIKATAKNIEGKIQEAVGEITGDPEAKLEGKAKQTEAQIGHTIENVKDKIKESLD
- the hisH gene encoding imidazole glycerol phosphate synthase subunit HisH, with amino-acid sequence MATIAIVDYDMGNLHSVCKGLDVVGGQPTISDRPEELWAADGVVLPGVGSFDPAMEQLRRRGLGTVIQEIIASGKPFLGICLGLQILFQGSEEGTEPGLGVFSGMVKHFQAEPHLTIPHMGWNQLEFSQCNHPCWQNLPPQPWVYFVHSYYVAPEDPQLTAAYVTHGQQRVTAAIAQGNVIASQFHPEKSGPTGLQILKNFVQSLS
- the cofH gene encoding 7,8-didemethyl-8-hydroxy-5-deazariboflavin synthase subunit CofH; this translates as MASQTLITAELSNALDQGWLNPAHAQPLLEQAYQCASALVDRLDPLDQLPPLLQDVQRSADHLRHRQVGDRVTYVINRNINFTNICEQHCGFCAFRRDANTPGAYWLTPDEILEKTAAGVEQGATEICMQGGLNPEAKQGGRSLAYYVQLVKTIKQAFPQLHLHAFSPQEIQFIARQDDLGYEQVIASLQAAGVDSLPGTAAEVLVDPVRRMICPEKINTATWLEIITTAHRLGLWTTSTMLSGHIETAADQVAHLAQLRRLQETALERGYPGRISEFILLPYVGEQAPRPMQRLVGHSQPRLLPTLILTAIARLMLGCWIPNHQPSWVKLGLAGATTALNWGCNDLGGTLMEEHITTMAGAMGGTAMTVNQLRTAIHSLGRSPQQRTTLYHLLGESCHAA
- a CDS encoding DUF3352 domain-containing protein, with protein sequence MQPEVQTNPILPPRPNRKPLIWLGVGLATVAIAAGVGYWAWQRMLRKSLPAGMSLVPQSALYTLSVSTVPEHWQPLADRDILKALPWLNQSFGPVDQEGVNIANIDYLRDIRPWIGDQATVAVLPISPETVLGSPEQPQVWVVPVIDVPGAQTLLQRYSQNPIEEVGDAVIYEAPDFIGDRIGGGNRNGAIALVRHDDSPYLVWSNIPATLRQVIMTSKQGDSVADLPRYAAAVADTTTSGQRLAEIYINVPALLGYTRSGDGDSADGANAAGLGNDLQGFVASVSLQPNQVNLQAVTWLPANSDRALVPETRVQNLSDRLPQDTAFFYSTGNTQQFWQNAPDGLQKSIGSGLKDMTGLDWQTDFMTWLDGEFAAAIVPTQRQYPAFGLVFLAETSEDARANGALSQLDQAMGDRLQWMIDQSTQDDLTVTTWKIPPGLPVAYHGWLDNRTLFLSLGPALMNQLVPPPRPSLGQSPLFRSVITANSSSQLFINFSDLGRLTNSPLLPELGGNLRQSLAPIQALGMSSTIRDANSSRYDVRILLHPDE
- a CDS encoding pentapeptide repeat-containing protein produces the protein MNAEELLKAYGAGERDFQGVNLRHVNLSRACLERINLSRSNLADAGLQGANLQGADLCGAILSEVSLSHADLRGADLRGVILTSGDLRRVILRKTNLTGADLSRANLANADLSEANLTGAQLSEAILREADLTLADLTLAELERANLTRANLTEAYLRGADLADAVLREAQLPQANLRGSNLSNTDLQQTNLERAILIGANLRGARLEEANLRQASFKEANLRHACLDKANLVGADLRGVSLARSLLRGADLSDAILIGANLMGANLSDATLRGANLIEAILTGASMSGVDLTGVDLSQAVMPDGVLSDI
- the xrtO gene encoding exosortase O, producing MSPLSSRSQPLGLSRVGWIFHLALVLILTLSWLHVTQGAWMWLLGRVAAGWPSPLGILILGSVLGGVIYGVRFLGWRFRLVALAPRPLPFLFMVGMAIATVVEPYLLALPQLAAVFWLMSAYGFLGLVISKERWQRGLSFGILAAVILPFSLDMNVGLGFPLRLWTANTVAHLFSQLGGTVITSQDIVVLENTFAQVDLPCSGLKGLGVGFIFFLLITCVERCSMGIGWLLVCLTQGLLLIVANVGRVAILVFLGAIHQERLAAILHVPLGVIGFITCLLVTWVLLRCLPKIELKTVPKTDRYPAPRTEKDGRSPLGISPWPLGMATLVFLVLMGLPPASLGTTGLADLHHLPWPASLERQVLALSPLEETFFAQIPGTIVTKEAFAQGDISGTFLVVGSSSWRSHHAPEQCFQGNGFQLTSLTETTLGPNLPVHWLTLNGGAQTAAYWFQSPQRITPHYLDRFWASLGRSPANSWLMVSILFDPGYPATDPQIQDLAQTIQETLQSAWQESSHG